The Sesamum indicum cultivar Zhongzhi No. 13 linkage group LG2, S_indicum_v1.0, whole genome shotgun sequence genome contains a region encoding:
- the LOC105176696 gene encoding transcription factor TGA4 isoform X2, translating into MYSDFQVPDMTSPTTQFAPPSRIGIYEPLRQIGMWEDTFDDNISAGTGVCIIMETEAKLDDKTEYASDKSLEHAEDSQASKSISEKIQRRLAQNREAARKSRLRKKAYVQQLETSRMKLAQLELELERARQQGLLIASATANVGICGTINPGIAAFEMEYRHWIDEQERKISELRNLLQSPIGDAELRMVVENVLNHYCNLFRMKRDAARADAFYLESGMWRTSVERFFLWIGGFRPSELINVVMPQLEPLTEEQIASVNNLRHSCVQAEDALSQGMEKLQQTLAQSLTFLAAGAGNYSSQTAAALEKLESLESFINQADHLREQTLHQMSRILTTRQAAKGLLAFGEYFQRLRALSSLWSARSIENLANLQNDANSIR; encoded by the exons ATGTACAG TGATTTCCAGGTTCCTGATATGACTTCTCCGACAACTCAATTCGCCCCTCCAAGCAGGATCGGTATATATGAACCCCTCCGCCAAATTGGGATGTGGGAGGACACATTTGACGATAATATCAGTGCTGGAACTGGTGTGTGTATAATCATGGAGACGGAGGCAAAGCTAGACGACAAG ACTGAATATGCTTCTGATAAATCACTTGAGCATGCTGAAGATAGTCAAGCATCAAAGAGCATTTCCGAGAAG ATACAAAGACGCTTGGCGCAAAACCGTGAAGCTGCTAGGAAAAGCCGTTTACGCAAGAAG GCTTATGTTCAGCAATTGGAGACAAGCCGGATGAAACTGGCACAACTTGAGCTCGAACTGGAGAGAGCAAGACAACAG GGCTTGCTTATTGCCAGTGCGACTGCTAATGTGGGAATATGTGGAACTATAAATCCGG GAATTGCTGCATTTGAGATGGAATACAGGCACTGGATAGACGAGCAAGAACGGAAAATATCTGAGCTTAGGAATCTTCTGCAGTCCCCTATCGGTGATGCGGAGCTCCGTATGGTGGTCGAGAATGTGTTGAACCATTACTGCAATCTATTTCGCATGAAAAGAGACGCTGCCAGAGCAGATGCCTTCTACTTGGAATCCGGCATGTGGAGGACGTCAGTCGAGCGGTTTTTCCTTTGGATTGGGGGTTTCCGGCCGTCAGAGCTCATAAAC GTTGTAATGCCTCAACTTGAGCCATTGACAGAGGAGCAAATTGCTAGCGTCAACAACTTAAGACATTCTTGTGTACAAGCCGAGGACGCCCTCTCACAAGGAATGGAGAAGCTTCAGCAGACACTGGCACAAAGCTTAACGTTTCTTGCTGCAGGAGCTGGAAACTACAGCTCCCAGACGGCCGCCGCTTTGGAGAAATTAGAATCTCTCGAAAGCTTCATAAACCAG GCTGATCATCTTCGAGAGCAAACGCTGCACCAAATGTCCCGTATATTGACAACACGTCAAGCAGCAAAAGGGTTGCTTGCTTTTGGGGAGTATTTTCAGCGCCTACGTGCACTCAGCTCGCTCTGGTCCGCTCGTTCTATCGAGAACCTGGCTAATCTACAAAACGATGCGAACAGCATTAGGTAG
- the LOC105176696 gene encoding transcription factor TGA1 isoform X3, whose protein sequence is MTSPTTQFAPPSRIGIYEPLRQIGMWEDTFDDNISAGTGVCIIMETEAKLDDKTEYASDKSLEHAEDSQASKSISEKIQRRLAQNREAARKSRLRKKAYVQQLETSRMKLAQLELELERARQQQGLLIASATANVGICGTINPGIAAFEMEYRHWIDEQERKISELRNLLQSPIGDAELRMVVENVLNHYCNLFRMKRDAARADAFYLESGMWRTSVERFFLWIGGFRPSELINVVMPQLEPLTEEQIASVNNLRHSCVQAEDALSQGMEKLQQTLAQSLTFLAAGAGNYSSQTAAALEKLESLESFINQADHLREQTLHQMSRILTTRQAAKGLLAFGEYFQRLRALSSLWSARSIENLANLQNDANSIR, encoded by the exons ATGACTTCTCCGACAACTCAATTCGCCCCTCCAAGCAGGATCGGTATATATGAACCCCTCCGCCAAATTGGGATGTGGGAGGACACATTTGACGATAATATCAGTGCTGGAACTGGTGTGTGTATAATCATGGAGACGGAGGCAAAGCTAGACGACAAG ACTGAATATGCTTCTGATAAATCACTTGAGCATGCTGAAGATAGTCAAGCATCAAAGAGCATTTCCGAGAAG ATACAAAGACGCTTGGCGCAAAACCGTGAAGCTGCTAGGAAAAGCCGTTTACGCAAGAAG GCTTATGTTCAGCAATTGGAGACAAGCCGGATGAAACTGGCACAACTTGAGCTCGAACTGGAGAGAGCAAGACAACAG CAGGGCTTGCTTATTGCCAGTGCGACTGCTAATGTGGGAATATGTGGAACTATAAATCCGG GAATTGCTGCATTTGAGATGGAATACAGGCACTGGATAGACGAGCAAGAACGGAAAATATCTGAGCTTAGGAATCTTCTGCAGTCCCCTATCGGTGATGCGGAGCTCCGTATGGTGGTCGAGAATGTGTTGAACCATTACTGCAATCTATTTCGCATGAAAAGAGACGCTGCCAGAGCAGATGCCTTCTACTTGGAATCCGGCATGTGGAGGACGTCAGTCGAGCGGTTTTTCCTTTGGATTGGGGGTTTCCGGCCGTCAGAGCTCATAAAC GTTGTAATGCCTCAACTTGAGCCATTGACAGAGGAGCAAATTGCTAGCGTCAACAACTTAAGACATTCTTGTGTACAAGCCGAGGACGCCCTCTCACAAGGAATGGAGAAGCTTCAGCAGACACTGGCACAAAGCTTAACGTTTCTTGCTGCAGGAGCTGGAAACTACAGCTCCCAGACGGCCGCCGCTTTGGAGAAATTAGAATCTCTCGAAAGCTTCATAAACCAG GCTGATCATCTTCGAGAGCAAACGCTGCACCAAATGTCCCGTATATTGACAACACGTCAAGCAGCAAAAGGGTTGCTTGCTTTTGGGGAGTATTTTCAGCGCCTACGTGCACTCAGCTCGCTCTGGTCCGCTCGTTCTATCGAGAACCTGGCTAATCTACAAAACGATGCGAACAGCATTAGGTAG
- the LOC105176696 gene encoding transcription factor TGA4 isoform X1, with protein MYSDFQVPDMTSPTTQFAPPSRIGIYEPLRQIGMWEDTFDDNISAGTGVCIIMETEAKLDDKTEYASDKSLEHAEDSQASKSISEKIQRRLAQNREAARKSRLRKKAYVQQLETSRMKLAQLELELERARQQQGLLIASATANVGICGTINPGIAAFEMEYRHWIDEQERKISELRNLLQSPIGDAELRMVVENVLNHYCNLFRMKRDAARADAFYLESGMWRTSVERFFLWIGGFRPSELINVVMPQLEPLTEEQIASVNNLRHSCVQAEDALSQGMEKLQQTLAQSLTFLAAGAGNYSSQTAAALEKLESLESFINQADHLREQTLHQMSRILTTRQAAKGLLAFGEYFQRLRALSSLWSARSIENLANLQNDANSIR; from the exons ATGTACAG TGATTTCCAGGTTCCTGATATGACTTCTCCGACAACTCAATTCGCCCCTCCAAGCAGGATCGGTATATATGAACCCCTCCGCCAAATTGGGATGTGGGAGGACACATTTGACGATAATATCAGTGCTGGAACTGGTGTGTGTATAATCATGGAGACGGAGGCAAAGCTAGACGACAAG ACTGAATATGCTTCTGATAAATCACTTGAGCATGCTGAAGATAGTCAAGCATCAAAGAGCATTTCCGAGAAG ATACAAAGACGCTTGGCGCAAAACCGTGAAGCTGCTAGGAAAAGCCGTTTACGCAAGAAG GCTTATGTTCAGCAATTGGAGACAAGCCGGATGAAACTGGCACAACTTGAGCTCGAACTGGAGAGAGCAAGACAACAG CAGGGCTTGCTTATTGCCAGTGCGACTGCTAATGTGGGAATATGTGGAACTATAAATCCGG GAATTGCTGCATTTGAGATGGAATACAGGCACTGGATAGACGAGCAAGAACGGAAAATATCTGAGCTTAGGAATCTTCTGCAGTCCCCTATCGGTGATGCGGAGCTCCGTATGGTGGTCGAGAATGTGTTGAACCATTACTGCAATCTATTTCGCATGAAAAGAGACGCTGCCAGAGCAGATGCCTTCTACTTGGAATCCGGCATGTGGAGGACGTCAGTCGAGCGGTTTTTCCTTTGGATTGGGGGTTTCCGGCCGTCAGAGCTCATAAAC GTTGTAATGCCTCAACTTGAGCCATTGACAGAGGAGCAAATTGCTAGCGTCAACAACTTAAGACATTCTTGTGTACAAGCCGAGGACGCCCTCTCACAAGGAATGGAGAAGCTTCAGCAGACACTGGCACAAAGCTTAACGTTTCTTGCTGCAGGAGCTGGAAACTACAGCTCCCAGACGGCCGCCGCTTTGGAGAAATTAGAATCTCTCGAAAGCTTCATAAACCAG GCTGATCATCTTCGAGAGCAAACGCTGCACCAAATGTCCCGTATATTGACAACACGTCAAGCAGCAAAAGGGTTGCTTGCTTTTGGGGAGTATTTTCAGCGCCTACGTGCACTCAGCTCGCTCTGGTCCGCTCGTTCTATCGAGAACCTGGCTAATCTACAAAACGATGCGAACAGCATTAGGTAG